From one Melospiza melodia melodia isolate bMelMel2 chromosome 6, bMelMel2.pri, whole genome shotgun sequence genomic stretch:
- the TRIP11 gene encoding thyroid receptor-interacting protein 11 isoform X1 produces the protein MASWLGGLGSGLGQSLGQVGDSLSSLTGQISSFTKDILLEGAEEVGDAATELHVSNSRLREIESINAAQKLENDRLKKVCSDLEEKHEAAELQIKQLSIEYRNQLQQKEVEISHLKARQNALQEQLQKVQTAAQTAQLGAGVLPAATASASYVPEVRHSSGFEGDDMDFGDIIWSQQEINRLSNEVSRLESEVDHWKQIAVSSKVQGTNDAEQSEICKLQNVVKELKQNLSQEIDEHQHELSVLQDAHRQKLVELSRRHREELREYEERIEELENRLQQDGVSTDAVDDPKITEQKKKAQSPDGGQVEELRVVKDLEDEIRKLNHQLSSAKAENKNLLKEQEFAKLEKIQIAQDYEKLKSDFEALQRSVAEQDAPLKEQKQLQSKTSLPQDVVSLQQALLEAENEIARLSSLNQGLEKELTSAQHKHENILSPNTEDQNSEINQLRQDLERKEHELDESIAERETLIAELEELDKQNQEATQHMITLKEQLSKQHTETDSIIKQLKLDIDCERKKVSELETEKMKAIKELDSQKEKLSHCSYALNDLHITKQQLQDNIKDLQEQLRKTHECNSQSKKEIEELQQRLKEREEELRVSLSKLTEKSNEESNHTCQDLILKDREVEIAKLQNDVSENKRINEDLQKSMSNLRIENGKLMAAIEELKQELSDAISEKKKVHLEKDTLVEALKMEKRQLESELNETEKRLLEQARNYEKTIEDLSKARSMDTSALQLEHERLVKLHQEKDFKLAELKKTIEQMELDHQETKEMLTTSLGGQKQLTDLIKEKEVFIEKYKNQTLQAKQELEEYMKVSKKQDVLKQNLEEKDRSLAVMKEENNHLKEEIERLKDQQSRSTPVVEPKTLDIIIELESEVTQLKVIKNNLEEEIKVHKKTIEDQNQATVKLQQSLQEQQKEIDESKLQCQQMNVTHERLFLEKDEEIKNLQKTIEQIKTQLHKERQIIQTDASDLFQETKVQTLNGENGNEKHDLSKAEIERLVKGIKEREMEIKLLNEKNVSLSQQIDQLSKDEVGKLTRIIQEKDLEIQALNARVSSASYRQDVLSLQQQLQAYVLEREQVLAVLSEKTRENSQLKTEYRNIMDMVAAKEAALVRLQEENRRLSNRSENSSQEMSRETIQNLSRIIREKDIEIDALSQKCQTLLTVLQTSSTGADNGAGGVNSNQFEELLQERDKLKQQVKKMEEWKQQVITTVQNMQHESAHLQEELHRLQAQISVESDSTSRLQVDYNGLIQSYEQNEKKLKSFSQELAQVQHSIGQLYSTKDLLLSKLDLVAPSVATAATVSQLSGVQCSPPEALSEESKLLQNELEQLKKKLQEKDSTIRILQENNQRLSDSVATASEIERKSQEGTESEMRQIKEKHDVLQKSLREKDILIKSKSDQLLSVSENLSNKENENELLKQAVTNLKERNLILEMDIRKLKEENEKIVARCREKETEFRALQETNMQFSMMLKEKEFESHSMKEKALAFEQLLKDKEQGKTGELNQLLNEVKSMQEKAVTFQQERDQVMVALKQKQMESSALQSEVQHLHEKEQRLNQELERLRNHLLEMEDSYTREALAAEDREVKLRKKVLILEEKLASSSTAVENASHQASLQVESLQEQLNLVSKQRDETMLQLTISQDQVKQYALSLANLQMVLEQFQQEEKAMYSAELERHQKQSAEWKKKAENLEEKVVSLQESLEEANAALDAASRLTEQLDIKEEQIEELKKEGEVRREMLEDMQNKLMNLMNSTEGKVDKLLMRNLFIGHFHTPKNKRLEVLRLMGSILGLKKEELDQLLSEEQRGVTRWVTGWLGGGAGSKSVPSTPLRPTHQNIFNSSFSELFVKFLETESSPSLPPPKLSVHHMKPLGAAGTGKTSSTPPNSQMQDSPVSGMGRRPDANPFLAPRSAAVPLITPASSSGHLLMKPISDALPTFTPLPVSPDASAGAVLKDLLKQ, from the exons ATGGCGTCGTGGCTGGGCgggctgggctcggggctgggcCAGTCCCTGGGGCAGGTGGGCGACAGCCTGTCCTCGCTCACCGGGCAGATCTCCAGCTTCACCAAGGACATCCTTCTGGAAGGCGCGGAGGAAGTGGGCG ATGCAGCAACAGAACTCCATGTGTCCAACTCTAGACTCAGAGAAATAGAAAGTATTAATGCAGCACAAAAGCTTGAA AATGATAGACTGAAAAAAGTCTGTAGTGACTTAGAAGAAAAGCatgaagcagcagagctgcaaaTAAAGCAGTTGTCTATCGAGTACCGCAATCAGCTTCAACAGAAGGAG GTGGAAATCAGCCATCTAAAAGCCAGACAGAATGCACTACAGGAACAACTGCAGAAAGTACAGACAGCTGCTCAGACTgctcagctgggagctggtgTTTTGCCAGCAGCCACTGCATCAGCCTCCTATGTTCCAGAGGTCAGACATTCCTCAGGTTTTGAAGGAGATGACATGGATTTTGGAGATATAATCTGGTCACAGCAAGAAATAAACAGATTGTCCAATGAAGTTTCCAGGCTGGAATCGGAGGTTGACCACTGGAAACAGATTGCAGTG tcttCCAAAGTGCAAGGCACAAATGATGCTGAACAAAGTGAAATATGCAAACTACAAAATGTTGTTAAG GAGCTGAAACAGAATTTAAGTCAAGAAATAGATGAACATCAGCATGAGCTGTCAGTACTGCAGGATGCCCACAGACAGAAGTTAGTAGAGTTAAGTCGTCGGCACCGAGAAGAGCTGCGCGAATATGAGGAGCGAATTGAGGAGCTTGAGAATCGGTTACAGCAAG ATGGTGTGAGCACTGATGCCGTGGATGACCCTAAAATtactgaacagaaaaaaaaagctcagAGTCCAGATGGAGGACAGGTGGAAGAGTTGCGGGTTGTAAAGGACCTAGAGGATGAAATAAGAAAATTAAATCACCAATTATCTTCTgccaaagcagaaaacaaaaatcttCTGAAAGAGCAAGAATTTGCAAAGCTAGAAAAAATCCAAATAGCACAAGATTATGAAAAGCTTAAATCTGACTTTGAAGCACTTCAAAGGTCTGTGGCAGAGCAAGATGCTCCCCTGAAAGAACAGAAGCAGCTCCAGTCAAAGACATCACTACCACAAGATGTTGTCAGCCTACAGCAAGCATTGTTAG AAGCAGAAAATGAAATAGCAAGACTTTCCAGTTTAAATCAG ggactTGAGAAGGAACTGACAAGTGCACAACATAAACATGAGAATATTCTTTCTCCGAATACAGAGGATCAGAATTCAGAAATAAATCAGTTAAGACAAGATTTGGAAAGGAAAGAACATGAATTAGATGAAAGTATTGCTGAAAGAGAAACATTAATAGCAGAGTTGGAAGAACTAGACAAGCAGAATCAAGAAGCTACTCAG CATATGATTACATTGAAAGAGCAGCTGTCGAAGCAACACACAGAAACTGATAGTATCATCAAACAGCTGAAACTTGACATAGATTGTGAAAGAAAGAAGGTATCAGAATTAGAAACTGAGAAGATGAAAGCTATTAAAGAGTTAGATAGTCAGAAAGAAAAACTAAGCCACTGTTCATATGCACTTAATGATTTGCATATAACTAAGCAGCAGCTACAAGACAATATTAAAGATCTTCAGGAACAATTAAGGAAAACCCATGAGTGTAATTCACAGAGTAAAAAAGAGATTGAAGAGTTGCAGCAGAGACTAAAAGAAAGAGAGGAGGAACTTCGTGTATCCTTGAGCAAGTTAACAGAAAAAAGTAATGAGGAATCTAACCACACTTGTCAAGATCTGATTCTGAAAGACAGAGAAGTAGAAATTGCAAAACTACAGAATGATGTTTCAGAAAACAAACGAATAAATGAAGATCTACAGAAATCTATGTCTAATCTCAGAATAGAAAATGGAAAGCTGATGGCAGCCATTGAAGAGCTAAAACAGGAGTTAAGTGATGCCATTTCTGAGAAAAAGAAAGTTCATTTGGAAAAAGACACTCTTGTGGAGGCTTTGAAAATGGAGAAAAGGCAGTTAGAGAGTGAATTAAACGAGACAGAGAAGAGGCTTTTGGAACAAGCGCGTAATTATGAGAAAACTATTGAGGATCTGTCAAAGGCACGTAGTATGGACACCAGTGCCCTGCAGCTCGAGCATGAGCGCCTGGTGAAGCTTCACCAAGAGAAAGACTTTAAGCTTGCTGAGCTTAAAAAGACCATTGAGCAGATGGAACTTGACCATCAAGAAACAAAGGAGATGTTGACTACTAGCTTAGGAGGACAAAAGCAGTTGACAGATCTCATAAAAGAGAAGGAGGTATTCattgaaaaatacaaaaatcaaaCCTTACAGGCGAAGCAGGAACTTGAGGAATATATGAAAGTTTCAAAAAAGCAGGATGTCTTAAAACAGAACTTGGAGGAAAAAGACAGAAGTCTTGCAGTcatgaaagaagaaaataatcatTTGAAAGAAGAAATTGAACGGCTTAAGGATCAGCAAAGTAGATCTACACCTGTGGTTGAGCCTAAAACTTTAGATATTATTATTGAACTTGAAAGTGAGGTAACACAGTTAAAAGTGATAAAGAATaatcttgaagaagaaataaAAGTTCACAAAAAAACAATAGAAGATCAGAATCAAGCAACAGTGAAGCTTCAGCAGTCACTGCAGGAGCAGCAAAAGGAAATAGATGAGTCCAAATTGCAGTGTCAGCAAATGAATGTCACACACGAAAGACTCTTTTTAGAAAAAGATGAGGAAATCAAAAATTTGCAGAAAACAATTGAACAAATTAAAACTCAGTTGCACAAAGAGAGACAGATTATTCAGACTGATGCTTCTGATCTTTTTCAGGAAACCAAGGTTCAGACTCTTAATGgagaaaatggaaatgaaaagcaTGACTTATCTAAAGCTGAAATTGAAAGACTGGTCAAAGGTATCAAGGAAAGGGAGATGGAGATTAAGCTGTTAAATGAAAAGAATGTTTCTCTAAGTCAGCAAATTGATCAGTTGTCTAAGGATGAAGTTGGTAAACTTACTCGGATCATTCAAGAGAAAGATTTAGAAATACAAGCTCTTAACGCTAGAGTTTCCTCAGCTTCCTACAGACAGGATGTTCTTTCCCTTCAGCAGCAGCTGCAAGCTTATGTTCTGGAAAGAGAACAAGTACTAGCAGTTCTAAGTGAAAAAACAAGGGAGAACAGTCAGTTAAAAACAGAGTATCGTAATATCATGGACATGGTCGCTGCTAAAGAAGCAGCTCTGGTGAGGTTGCAGGAGGAGAACCGAAGGTTATCCAATAGATCTGAAAACAGCAGTCAAGAAATGTCTAGAGAAACTATTCAGAATCTATCCCGTATCATCCGAGAAAAAGACATTGAAATAGATGCCCTAAGTCAAAAATGCCAAACCTTATTGACTGTCTTGCAGACATCCAGTACAGGTGCTGATAATGGGGCAGGGGGTGTGAACAGTAACCAGTTTGAGGAACTTCTGCAAGAACGTGATAAACTGAAACAGCAAGTAAAGAAAATGGAGGAGTGGAAACAGCAGGTAATAACCACGGTCCAGAACATGCAACATGAGTCAGCTCACCTCCAGGAAGAGTTGCACAGGCTGCAAGCACAAATTTCAGTTGAAAGTGATAGTACTTCAAGGCTGCAGGTAGATTATAATGGCTTGATTCAGAGTTATGAACAGAATGAGAAAAAGCTGAAAAGTTTTAGCCAGGAATTAGCACAAGTTCAACACAGCATAGGACAGCTTTATAGCACTAAGGATCTTCTCCTGAGCAAACTGGATTTGGTAGCACCATCTGTGGCAACAGCTGCCACCGTTTCACAGCTTTCAGGTGTTCAATGCAGTCCTCCTGAAGCACTTAGTGAGGAATCTAAACTCCTTCAAAATGAGTTGGAacaactgaaaaaaaagttacaagaaaaagattCAACTATCAGGATTCTTCAGGAAAACAATCAGCGATTATCTGATTCTGTTGCTACAGCATCAGAGATTGAAAGAAAGAGTCAAGAAGGAACTGAATCAGAGATGAGACAGATCAAAGAAAAACATGATGTGTTACAGAAGTCACTAAGAGAAAAAGATATATTAATTAAATCTAAAAGTGATCAGTTACTTTCTGTGAGTGAAAATCTTAGtaacaaagaaaatgaaaatgagcTTTTGAAGCAAGCTGTAACTAAtctaaaagaaagaaatttaattttagaAATGGATATTCGGAAactgaaagaagaaaatgaaaaaatagttGCAAGGTGCAGGGAAAAGGAAACAGAATTCCGTGCACTTCAGGAGACTAATATGCAATTTTCAATGATGCTCAAAGAGAAAGAGTTTGAGTCTCACTCAATGAAGGAAAAAGCTCTTGCTTTTGAGCAGCTGttgaaagacaaagaacag GGCAAGACAGGAGAATTGAATCAGCTGTTAAATGAAGTTAAATCAATGCAGGAAAAGGCTGTTACTTTTCAGCAGGAGAGAGACCAAGTGATGGTAGCACTCAAACAGAAGCAAATGGAGAGCAGTGCCCTGCAGAGTGAG GTGCAGCATTTGCATGAGAAGGAGCAGCGCCTAAATCAGGAACTGGAGAGGTTGAGGAATCACCTTTTGGAAATGGAAGACTCCTACACCAGAGAGGCTTTAGCTGCAGAAGACAGAGAGGTCAAGCTAAGAAAAAAGGTTTTGATTTTGGAAGAAAAACTTGCATCCTCATCTACTGCAGTGGAGAATGCCAG CCATCAGGCTAGTCTGCAGGTTGAATCTTTGCAAGAGCAGTTAAACCTAGTGTCCAAGCAGAGGGATGAAACCATGCTGCAGCTGACCATCTCCCAGGACCAAGTGAAGCAGTATGCACTGTCTCTGGCCAACCTGCAGATGGTACTAGAGCAGTTCCAACAGG AAGAAAAAGCTATGTATTCAGCAGAGCTGGAGAGACACCAAAAACAGAGTGCAGAATGGAAGAAGAAAGCAGAAAACCTAGAAGAAAAAGTTGTATCACTGCAG GAGAGTTTAGAAGAGGCAaatgctgctctggatgcagcatCCAGACTTACTGAGCAGCTTGACATCAAAGAGGAGCAGATTGAAGAACTTAAGAAAGAAG GTGAGGTCAGAAGAGAAATGTTAGAAGATATGCAAAATAAATTAATGAACCTTATGAACAGCACAGAAGGAAAAGTGGACAA ACTGTTGATGAGAAATCTCTTCATTGGACATTTTCATACTCCAAAAAATAAACGTCTTGAAGTGTTAAGGTTAATGGGAAGTATTTTGGGACTGAAAAAGGAGGAACTTGATCAG TTACTATCTGAAGAGCAAAGAGGAGTTACAAGATGGGTGACTGGCTGGCTTGGTGGAGGAGCTGGGTCAAAGAGTGTTCCTAGTACACCTTTGAGACCAACTCATCAGAACATTTTTAATAGT TCTTTTTCAGAACTGTTCGTGAAATTCCTTGAAACTGAATCTTCCCCAAGCCTTCCCCCACCCAAGCTCTCTGTTCATCACATGAAACCTttaggagcagcaggaactggTAAAACTAGCAGTACTCCACCCAACAGTCAAATGCAAG ATTCTCCAGTCTCAGGAATGGGTAGAAGACCAGATGCAAATCCATTTTTAGCACCTCGATCTGCAGCAGTGCCTCTCATAACACCAGCTAGTAGTTCTGGACATCTGCTTATGAAACCTATTTCTGATGCATTGCCTACTTTTACACCACTGCCAGTGTCCCCTGATGCCAGTGCTGGTGCTGTTTTAAAAGACCTCCTAAAACAGTAG